CCAGGCCAGCTCACCTTCTACCTGCATATCGAGGCGAAAATAAGTGCCAAGCAGAGCCGGGTACTGCAGCAGCAAGCGCCAGGCGTCACCAAAGGTGGCAGCCGACAGGGCGGCGTAACCGACCAGTCCATAGGAGGAAACATGCAGGCTGCCCCCCCAACTCCAGCCCCAGGTCGGCACGCAAGGCTAGCGCATTGGCGCATACCCGCAGTTCCTGCACCCGGGTGATGCGCGCATCGGCATTGTCCAGATCGGCCGCACCAATCCCGCTCCCGGCCAACAACTGCGGGCGCAGCTCGGGCTGATCGGCGAAGAGTTGCAGAATCAGGGAAACCACATGCAGAGTCGTCAGAGAGGCGTGGAGCATGATGCGTTCCGTCGATGCAGATGGACAAAAGAACGCAAAAAGCATGCCTTGCAGTTAGTCACTACTGCGATGTACTCACGTACTCGCGTACGGCCGAACGCGGGTTGCGCGTGCTGGAGTCCGCTACCGTTTCAAGGATGAATCTAATGCGATCCGGAGCTGCAAAAGGCCGTGGACGAACGACAGCTAGAGGTGCTCATCGACAACGACGACCATCTGACAAGCCCCATCAAGAAACTGGTGTTCGAAATCGGCAGCCTGGGTAGTGGGATCGATCGACTGAGGTCATTCGAACTGCTCGACAACGAAGGCTGATACCCGCCCGAAGACGGGGATCGCTGTCAGCGGTTACGCAGGACGGCGTTGATGAAGTCGCCCTGATTGGCCTCATCCGGGTGGGTGGTGAACTGCAGCTGACCGTCCTTCTCGTGCAGTTTCAGCGTCTCGCCGAAGCGGCAGTCGACGCCCTTGAAGGTCTTGGCTTCGGCCTTGTAGCGATCATCTTTGCCGCACAGGTAAGCCATCTGGTTGACCACCTCGCCACAGAAACTCGGCACGCTGAGGGCGATCAGTTGCTCGTCGCTGATTGCGCTCCAGTCGACCCTGGTCGTAAGCGACGTGCCGCAGGCCTTGGAGGCTTCGCCATCCATTTCCTGCAGGCGGGCGATGTAGTCGGCCAGGCGCTGCTTGCGGTCGAAGGCCGCCAGGCGCGCCTGAACACCGTCCTTCTCCTGCTTTTCATAGAGCGCCAGGAGGTCCGTCAGCTTGAGCGCCTCGGTCTTGTCCTCGCTATAGCTGAGTTCGAAGCCCTGAGTATTCGGCAGGTTGAGCAGAAAGCTTTCACCGCTCCAGGCGCGGCGCTTGTTCAACAGGTTGTAGTCGCGGCCGTCGAGACGGATGGCGTAGTCGCGCTGCTCGTTACCCAGCTCGCGAATGTCGGTAAGAAATACCACTTCATCGAGCGGATGGTTGATGCCGCGTACCTGCACCAGCGCCTGCCTGCCATCGGCAGAGGGCGCCAGCGCCAGGCTAACGCCCTGACCGGCATCGAACACCTGAGGATGCCTGGCCAGCTCGATGGCCGACGCCTGCAGGGAGAACAGGGGAAGCGCGAATAACGCAAGACAGGGTTTCATTGAGCACGTCCTTGTACAGATGAAAGGCGCTCAGTATAGCCAGCCACCTGGCGGCAATCTGTGCGCCCTTCCGCGTCCGCTCTGTAGGCAAATCGCCCCTCCCTGACAACCTGGCGGCTCCGAACTTGAGCACTACCGCCGTTGATTGAACAGCCGGTGTCCTACTGAGTATCGCAGAGGGTTTCCCAGCCGCTCTTGCAGTGCGCACAGCCTGCACCGGCATTGCTTCAGAGCGAGATTCGGGCGGTTTTGCCATATGGTCATGGCCGGCATGACAAACGGTCGTGGCCACTGCCCGCCAGCCACGGCTTTGCGTTATACTGCGCGGCCTTCGGCCGGCAGCACCCGGCCAACGAATCATGACAAGCCACGCTGGCCCGCCCGCGTGGCTTGTTGGTTTTTGACGCGCCGCGAGGCGCACGAGAGAAGAGGCACGACGATGAGCGCACTGGTTGGCGTGATCATGGGCTCCAAGTCCGATTGGTCCACCCTTAGCCACACCGCCGAGATGCTGGACAAGCTGGGCATTCCCCACGAGGTCAAGGTGGTCTCTGCCCACCGCACCCCGGATCTGCTGTTCCAGTACGCCGATGAGGCCGAGGCCCGCGGCATCCAGGTGATCATCGCCGGTGCCGGTGGCGCCGCGCACCTGCCGGGCATGTGCGCGGCCAAGACCCACCTGCCGGTGCTCGGTGTACCGGTGCAGTCGTCCATGCTCTCGGGCGTCGACTCGCTGCTGTCGATCGTGCAGATGCCGGCCGGCGTTCCGGTAGCCACCCTGGCCATCGGCAAGGCCGGCGCAGTCAATGCGGCGCTGCTGGCGGCCAGCATCCTCGGTCACCAGCACCCGCAGTTCCACGCGGCGCTCA
The sequence above is drawn from the Pseudomonas sp. Z8(2022) genome and encodes:
- the purE gene encoding 5-(carboxyamino)imidazole ribonucleotide mutase; translation: MSALVGVIMGSKSDWSTLSHTAEMLDKLGIPHEVKVVSAHRTPDLLFQYADEAEARGIQVIIAGAGGAAHLPGMCAAKTHLPVLGVPVQSSMLSGVDSLLSIVQMPAGVPVATLAIGKAGAVNAALLAASILGHQHPQFHAALKQFREEQTETVLNNPDPREA